The Candidatus Omnitrophota bacterium DNA window TAAAATACCAATGATTCGGTTTAAAAAAAGTGATATATATCGCTCCGCCGGGCCGCAGGGTCCTGTAAATCTCTGAAACGGCTTTCTCCAGATCAAGATTATAATATAAAGCCTGATGGCTATATATCAGGTTGAATTTATTGTCTCTGTACGGAACAAGGGGAGGCGTAAAAAGCCTTCCTTCAAAAGGTATCTTCATATTTCTTAAAGCCGCTTTAGTCCTATTGAGAGCATTTCTGGAGACTTCTATGCCAAATACATCATACCCCTGCTCATAGCACATCTTTAAATTAGGGTAACAACCGAAACCTATATCTAGGGCATTTAAATCCTTCATATGCTCTTTTTGGCTAAGGAATGCGACAAATTTAACAAGGTTTTCATGGGGATAACTGTTGCCTTTGTGAGAAATGAACAATTCATCCCACAGGCGGCTGTTTTTATTTTGATATTTTCCTATCTTAGAGAAATTCTTTTCGTATGGGCGCATATGCCTTGATGCTCCTTTTTGTCTTTTTCCCGATTATATTAAAATACTCTTTCGGGTCAAGCCCGCCTTTTTTATCGGCACTCCTCAGGATGTCTATGTTCTCTGCGCTAAGCGCCTGTCCGGCCGCAATATCTTTGACTGCAAAAATAGCTCTCCTTAAGTATCTTTTAAGTTTAATCTCAACTCCAGCAGCCTTCTTTTTTCCCGAACCTAAAGCTAGTTCGGCATCTCTTACGGCTTTGACCATATTTTTTAACTCGTCCGGTTCCAGCGCATAAGAATGATCTGCGCCGGGCAGGCTATTAGATATAGTAAAGTGTTTTTCTATTAAATTCGCGCCCAAAGCAACCGCGGCGACCGGAACCACTAACGGATCTCTTGTATGGTCAGAAATCCCTATCGGCACATCGTATCTTTTCCTCATTACTTCGATTGCTCTGAGGTTGGCATCGGCAAAGTCGGCAGGGTAACTAACCGTGCAGTGCAGTAAAACATAATTTTTTGGCTTATTCATCTTTAAAC harbors:
- a CDS encoding class I SAM-dependent methyltransferase, translating into MRPYEKNFSKIGKYQNKNSRLWDELFISHKGNSYPHENLVKFVAFLSQKEHMKDLNALDIGFGCYPNLKMCYEQGYDVFGIEVSRNALNRTKAALRNMKIPFEGRLFTPPLVPYRDNKFNLIYSHQALYYNLDLEKAVSEIYRTLRPGGAIYITFFKPNHWYFKYSKKVTDDIAEWSDKHPTRALRGLRLRYFKSRAQLAKVFKQFKNVRIYEYGSDLLGVKHYMWIVTGYKKGDFRKFDYKKHYKQIGVSSKKLNSR
- a CDS encoding N-acetylneuraminate synthase family protein; the encoded protein is MHNIKIGSRNIGEGRPCFIIAEAGSNHNRKLDLAFQLIDIAKESGADAVKFQSFKADKHYPKIKSNKPGKSSYEITKNKELPEEWIPKLSRYCKERDILFMSSVFYDEAVDILNPYVSVFKIASSEMTHYPLIQYAHGTGKPLIISTGMADLSEVNGLVDMLEGLKMNKPKNYVLLHCTVSYPADFADANLRAIEVMRKRYDVPIGISDHTRDPLVVPVAAVALGANLIEKHFTISNSLPGADHSYALEPDELKNMVKAVRDAELALGSGKKKAAGVEIKLKRYLRRAIFAVKDIAAGQALSAENIDILRSADKKGGLDPKEYFNIIGKKTKRSIKAYAPIRKEFL